From Strigops habroptila isolate Jane chromosome 1, bStrHab1.2.pri, whole genome shotgun sequence, a single genomic window includes:
- the BRD9 gene encoding bromodomain-containing protein 9 isoform X2, with the protein MGKKHKKHKAEKAEWRSASATAYSDYVDKPLEKPLKLVLKVGGSEVTELSGSGHDSSYYDDRSDHERERHKEKKKKKKKKSEKEKEKHLDDEERRKRKEEKKRKREKEQCDTEGETDDFDPGKKVEVEPPPDRPVRACRTQPAENESTPIQQLLEHFLRQLQRKDPHGFFAFPVTDAIAPGYSMIIKHPMDFGTMKEKIAANEYKSVTEFKADFKLMCDNAMTYNRPDTVYYKLAKKILHTGFKMMSKERLLALKRSMSFMQDMDFSQQAALLGDEDTAVEEPVPEVVPVQAETTKKSKKQNKEVIRSESLYRENFLAKQMEEDNPGERNGFGVRRCSTQYLSCIFEPEGNACSLTDSTAEEHVLALVEHAADEARDRINRYLPNSKIGYLKKNGDGTLLFNVVNSSDPEAEEEETHPVDLSSLSSKLLPGFTTLGFKDERRNKVTFLTSASTAPSMQNNSIFHDLKSDEMELLYSAYGDETGIQCALSLQEFVKDAGNYSKKIVDDLLDQITSGDHSKTIYQLKQRRNIPVKPLDEVKVLPVLIKEEHKLRNTCPDSSKQIMVGESAGDSNTSDLDFLSMKPYSDVSLDISMLSSLGKVKKELDHDDNHLHLDETTKLLQDLHEAQADRVGSRPSSNLSSLSNTSERDQHHLGSPSHLSVGEQQDMVHDPYEFLQSPETSNATTN; encoded by the exons ATGGGGAAGAAGCACAAGAAACACAAAGCCGAGAAGGCGGAATGGCGCTCGGCTTCCGCCACCGCGTACAGCG atTATGTGGATAAGCCTTTGGAAAAACCTTTAAAGCTGGTGCTTAAAGTTGGAGGAAGTGAAGTGACTGAACTTTCTGGGTCAGGGCATGATTCTAGTTACTATGATGACCGATCAGATCACGAGCGAGAACGacataaagaaaagaagaaaaaaaagaaaaaaaagtctgagaaggaaaaagaaaagcatctagatgatgaggaaagaagaaagagaaag gaagagaaaaagaggaaaagggagaaagaacagTGCGACACTGAAGGAGAAACTGATGACTTTGATCCTGGCAAAAAAGTGGAGGTTGAACCTCCTCCAGATCGTCCTGTCAGAGCATGCAGAACTCAGCCAG ctgaaaatgaGAGCACACCAATCCAGCAATTACTAGAACACTTCCTTCGCCAGCTTCAAAG gaaagatCCTcatgggttttttgcttttccagtcaCGGATGCCATTGCTCCTGGATATTCTATGATAATAAAGCACCCCATGGATTTTGGtacaatgaaggaaaaaattgcAGCAAATGAATACAAATCAGTCACTGAATTCAAG gCAGATTTTAAACTGATGTGTGATAATGCAATGACTTACAACAGACCAGATACTGTTTACTACAAACTAGCCAAGAAGATACTGCACACAGGCTTTAAGATGATGAGCAAA GAACGGCTGTTAGCTTTGAAGCGCAGCATGTCGTTTATGCAGGACATGGATTTTTCTCAGCAGGCAGCTCTTTTGGGTGATGAAGACACAGCAGTTGAGGAACCTGTCCCTGAAGTTGTTCCTGTACAAGCAGAGACTACCAAGAAatccaaaaagcaaaataaagaagttattAG ATCTGAATCTCTATACAGAGAGAATTTCTTAGCTAAGCAAATGGAAGAAGATAACccaggagagagaaatggaTTTGGTGTGAGGAGATGCTCTACCCAGTATCTAAG ttGCATATTTGAACCTGAGGGAAATGCGTGCAGCCTGACAGATAGCACTGCTGAAGAACATGTCCTGGCACTAGTGGAACATGCAGCAGATGAAGCTCGGGATAGAATCAATCGATATCTACCCAACAGCAAG ATTGgttatctaaaaaaaaatggagatggAACTTTATTATTTAATGTAGTAAATTCATCTGATCCAGAAGCAGAAG AGGAAGAGACTCACCCAGTGGATCTGAGTTCACTGTCAAGCAAATTATTACCTGGGTTCACCACGCTGGGCTTTAAAGATGAACGAAGAAATAAAG TAACCTTTCTTACAAGTGCTAGTACAGCACCTTCCATGCAAAACAACTCTATATTTCATGATTTGAAATCAGATGAAATGGAGCTCCTGTATTCAGCGTATGGTGATGAAACAGGGATACAGTGCGCCTTAAG CTTACAAGAATTTGTGAAGGATGCTGGAaattacagcaagaaaatagTAGATGATCTTCTGGACCAGATCACTAGTGGAGATCATTCCAAAACTATTTATCAGCTAAAGCAG aggCGAAACATCCCAGTAAAACCACTGGATGAAGTTAAA GTTCTGCCAGTTCTCATAAAAGAAGAACACAAGTTACGTAATACCTGTCCAGATTCTTCCAAACAGATTATG GTTGGAGAATCTGCTGGAGACAGTAACACTTCTGACTTGGACTTTCTCTCTATGAAACCATACTCAGATGTATCTCTTGACATTTCTATGTTAAGTTCATTAG GGAAAGTGAAGAAGGAGCTTGATCATGATGATAACCATTTACATTTGGATGAAACAACTAAGCTGCTGCAAGACCTTCATGAGGCTCAGGCTGACAGAGTGGGATCCCGGCCATCATCAAATTTGAGTTCCCTCTCCAATACCTCTGAAAGAGACCAACATCATCTCG GAAGCCCCTCTCATCTGAGTGTTGGAGAGCAGCAAGACATGGTTCATGATCCCTATGAATTTCTTCAGTCTCCGGAAACCTCAAATGCCACTACTAACTAA
- the BRD9 gene encoding bromodomain-containing protein 9 isoform X3, producing the protein MGKKHKKHKAEKAEWRSASATAYSDYVDKPLEKPLKLVLKVGGSEVTELSGSGHDSSYYDDRSDHERERHKEKKKKKKKKSEKEKEKHLDDEERRKRKEEKKRKREKEQCDTEGETDDFDPGKKVEVEPPPDRPVRACRTQPAENESTPIQQLLEHFLRQLQRKDPHGFFAFPVTDAIAPGYSMIIKHPMDFGTMKEKIAANEYKSVTEFKADFKLMCDNAMTYNRPDTVYYKLAKKILHTGFKMMSKQAALLGDEDTAVEEPVPEVVPVQAETTKKSKKQNKEVISKTSLCIRSESLYRENFLAKQMEEDNPGERNGFGVRRCSTQYLSCIFEPEGNACSLTDSTAEEHVLALVEHAADEARDRINRYLPNSKIGYLKKNGDGTLLFNVVNSSDPEAEEEETHPVDLSSLSSKLLPGFTTLGFKDERRNKVTFLTSASTAPSMQNNSIFHDLKSDEMELLYSAYGDETGIQCALSLQEFVKDAGNYSKKIVDDLLDQITSGDHSKTIYQLKQRRNIPVKPLDEVKVLPVLIKEEHKLRNTCPDSSKQIMVGESAGDSNTSDLDFLSMKPYSDVSLDISMLSSLGKVKKELDHDDNHLHLDETTKLLQDLHEAQADRVGSRPSSNLSSLSNTSERDQHHLGSPSHLSVGEQQDMVHDPYEFLQSPETSNATTN; encoded by the exons ATGGGGAAGAAGCACAAGAAACACAAAGCCGAGAAGGCGGAATGGCGCTCGGCTTCCGCCACCGCGTACAGCG atTATGTGGATAAGCCTTTGGAAAAACCTTTAAAGCTGGTGCTTAAAGTTGGAGGAAGTGAAGTGACTGAACTTTCTGGGTCAGGGCATGATTCTAGTTACTATGATGACCGATCAGATCACGAGCGAGAACGacataaagaaaagaagaaaaaaaagaaaaaaaagtctgagaaggaaaaagaaaagcatctagatgatgaggaaagaagaaagagaaag gaagagaaaaagaggaaaagggagaaagaacagTGCGACACTGAAGGAGAAACTGATGACTTTGATCCTGGCAAAAAAGTGGAGGTTGAACCTCCTCCAGATCGTCCTGTCAGAGCATGCAGAACTCAGCCAG ctgaaaatgaGAGCACACCAATCCAGCAATTACTAGAACACTTCCTTCGCCAGCTTCAAAG gaaagatCCTcatgggttttttgcttttccagtcaCGGATGCCATTGCTCCTGGATATTCTATGATAATAAAGCACCCCATGGATTTTGGtacaatgaaggaaaaaattgcAGCAAATGAATACAAATCAGTCACTGAATTCAAG gCAGATTTTAAACTGATGTGTGATAATGCAATGACTTACAACAGACCAGATACTGTTTACTACAAACTAGCCAAGAAGATACTGCACACAGGCTTTAAGATGATGAGCAAA CAGGCAGCTCTTTTGGGTGATGAAGACACAGCAGTTGAGGAACCTGTCCCTGAAGTTGTTCCTGTACAAGCAGAGACTACCAAGAAatccaaaaagcaaaataaagaagttattAG CAAAACTTCCTTGTGTATCAGATCTGAATCTCTATACAGAGAGAATTTCTTAGCTAAGCAAATGGAAGAAGATAACccaggagagagaaatggaTTTGGTGTGAGGAGATGCTCTACCCAGTATCTAAG ttGCATATTTGAACCTGAGGGAAATGCGTGCAGCCTGACAGATAGCACTGCTGAAGAACATGTCCTGGCACTAGTGGAACATGCAGCAGATGAAGCTCGGGATAGAATCAATCGATATCTACCCAACAGCAAG ATTGgttatctaaaaaaaaatggagatggAACTTTATTATTTAATGTAGTAAATTCATCTGATCCAGAAGCAGAAG AGGAAGAGACTCACCCAGTGGATCTGAGTTCACTGTCAAGCAAATTATTACCTGGGTTCACCACGCTGGGCTTTAAAGATGAACGAAGAAATAAAG TAACCTTTCTTACAAGTGCTAGTACAGCACCTTCCATGCAAAACAACTCTATATTTCATGATTTGAAATCAGATGAAATGGAGCTCCTGTATTCAGCGTATGGTGATGAAACAGGGATACAGTGCGCCTTAAG CTTACAAGAATTTGTGAAGGATGCTGGAaattacagcaagaaaatagTAGATGATCTTCTGGACCAGATCACTAGTGGAGATCATTCCAAAACTATTTATCAGCTAAAGCAG aggCGAAACATCCCAGTAAAACCACTGGATGAAGTTAAA GTTCTGCCAGTTCTCATAAAAGAAGAACACAAGTTACGTAATACCTGTCCAGATTCTTCCAAACAGATTATG GTTGGAGAATCTGCTGGAGACAGTAACACTTCTGACTTGGACTTTCTCTCTATGAAACCATACTCAGATGTATCTCTTGACATTTCTATGTTAAGTTCATTAG GGAAAGTGAAGAAGGAGCTTGATCATGATGATAACCATTTACATTTGGATGAAACAACTAAGCTGCTGCAAGACCTTCATGAGGCTCAGGCTGACAGAGTGGGATCCCGGCCATCATCAAATTTGAGTTCCCTCTCCAATACCTCTGAAAGAGACCAACATCATCTCG GAAGCCCCTCTCATCTGAGTGTTGGAGAGCAGCAAGACATGGTTCATGATCCCTATGAATTTCTTCAGTCTCCGGAAACCTCAAATGCCACTACTAACTAA
- the BRD9 gene encoding bromodomain-containing protein 9 isoform X5 has translation MGKKHKKHKAEKAEWRSASATAYSDYVDKPLEKPLKLVLKVGGSEVTELSGSGHDSSYYDDRSDHERERHKEKKKKKKKKSEKEKEKHLDDEERRKRKEEKKRKREKEQCDTEGETDDFDPGKKVEVEPPPDRPVRACRTQPAENESTPIQQLLEHFLRQLQRKDPHGFFAFPVTDAIAPGYSMIIKHPMDFGTMKEKIAANEYKSVTEFKADFKLMCDNAMTYNRPDTVYYKLAKKILHTGFKMMSKQAALLGDEDTAVEEPVPEVVPVQAETTKKSKKQNKEVIRSESLYRENFLAKQMEEDNPGERNGFGVRRCSTQYLSCIFEPEGNACSLTDSTAEEHVLALVEHAADEARDRINRYLPNSKIGYLKKNGDGTLLFNVVNSSDPEAEEEETHPVDLSSLSSKLLPGFTTLGFKDERRNKVTFLTSASTAPSMQNNSIFHDLKSDEMELLYSAYGDETGIQCALSLQEFVKDAGNYSKKIVDDLLDQITSGDHSKTIYQLKQRRNIPVKPLDEVKVLPVLIKEEHKLRNTCPDSSKQIMVGESAGDSNTSDLDFLSMKPYSDVSLDISMLSSLGKVKKELDHDDNHLHLDETTKLLQDLHEAQADRVGSRPSSNLSSLSNTSERDQHHLGSPSHLSVGEQQDMVHDPYEFLQSPETSNATTN, from the exons ATGGGGAAGAAGCACAAGAAACACAAAGCCGAGAAGGCGGAATGGCGCTCGGCTTCCGCCACCGCGTACAGCG atTATGTGGATAAGCCTTTGGAAAAACCTTTAAAGCTGGTGCTTAAAGTTGGAGGAAGTGAAGTGACTGAACTTTCTGGGTCAGGGCATGATTCTAGTTACTATGATGACCGATCAGATCACGAGCGAGAACGacataaagaaaagaagaaaaaaaagaaaaaaaagtctgagaaggaaaaagaaaagcatctagatgatgaggaaagaagaaagagaaag gaagagaaaaagaggaaaagggagaaagaacagTGCGACACTGAAGGAGAAACTGATGACTTTGATCCTGGCAAAAAAGTGGAGGTTGAACCTCCTCCAGATCGTCCTGTCAGAGCATGCAGAACTCAGCCAG ctgaaaatgaGAGCACACCAATCCAGCAATTACTAGAACACTTCCTTCGCCAGCTTCAAAG gaaagatCCTcatgggttttttgcttttccagtcaCGGATGCCATTGCTCCTGGATATTCTATGATAATAAAGCACCCCATGGATTTTGGtacaatgaaggaaaaaattgcAGCAAATGAATACAAATCAGTCACTGAATTCAAG gCAGATTTTAAACTGATGTGTGATAATGCAATGACTTACAACAGACCAGATACTGTTTACTACAAACTAGCCAAGAAGATACTGCACACAGGCTTTAAGATGATGAGCAAA CAGGCAGCTCTTTTGGGTGATGAAGACACAGCAGTTGAGGAACCTGTCCCTGAAGTTGTTCCTGTACAAGCAGAGACTACCAAGAAatccaaaaagcaaaataaagaagttattAG ATCTGAATCTCTATACAGAGAGAATTTCTTAGCTAAGCAAATGGAAGAAGATAACccaggagagagaaatggaTTTGGTGTGAGGAGATGCTCTACCCAGTATCTAAG ttGCATATTTGAACCTGAGGGAAATGCGTGCAGCCTGACAGATAGCACTGCTGAAGAACATGTCCTGGCACTAGTGGAACATGCAGCAGATGAAGCTCGGGATAGAATCAATCGATATCTACCCAACAGCAAG ATTGgttatctaaaaaaaaatggagatggAACTTTATTATTTAATGTAGTAAATTCATCTGATCCAGAAGCAGAAG AGGAAGAGACTCACCCAGTGGATCTGAGTTCACTGTCAAGCAAATTATTACCTGGGTTCACCACGCTGGGCTTTAAAGATGAACGAAGAAATAAAG TAACCTTTCTTACAAGTGCTAGTACAGCACCTTCCATGCAAAACAACTCTATATTTCATGATTTGAAATCAGATGAAATGGAGCTCCTGTATTCAGCGTATGGTGATGAAACAGGGATACAGTGCGCCTTAAG CTTACAAGAATTTGTGAAGGATGCTGGAaattacagcaagaaaatagTAGATGATCTTCTGGACCAGATCACTAGTGGAGATCATTCCAAAACTATTTATCAGCTAAAGCAG aggCGAAACATCCCAGTAAAACCACTGGATGAAGTTAAA GTTCTGCCAGTTCTCATAAAAGAAGAACACAAGTTACGTAATACCTGTCCAGATTCTTCCAAACAGATTATG GTTGGAGAATCTGCTGGAGACAGTAACACTTCTGACTTGGACTTTCTCTCTATGAAACCATACTCAGATGTATCTCTTGACATTTCTATGTTAAGTTCATTAG GGAAAGTGAAGAAGGAGCTTGATCATGATGATAACCATTTACATTTGGATGAAACAACTAAGCTGCTGCAAGACCTTCATGAGGCTCAGGCTGACAGAGTGGGATCCCGGCCATCATCAAATTTGAGTTCCCTCTCCAATACCTCTGAAAGAGACCAACATCATCTCG GAAGCCCCTCTCATCTGAGTGTTGGAGAGCAGCAAGACATGGTTCATGATCCCTATGAATTTCTTCAGTCTCCGGAAACCTCAAATGCCACTACTAACTAA